In a single window of the Deltaproteobacteria bacterium HGW-Deltaproteobacteria-6 genome:
- a CDS encoding TrpB-like pyridoxal phosphate-dependent enzyme, with protein MEQVKTILEDHEIPTQWYNIMADLPTPMKPPLHPGTGQPVTADDLSAIFPMNIIEQEVSTERWIDIPDEILQKYLLWRPSPLYRARNFEKLLGCPVQIYYKNEGVSPAGSHKPNAAIPMAYYNKMAGTKRITTETGAGQWGSALSMACKMFDLVCRVYMVKVSYEQKPYRRMMMNTWGAECIPSPSNLTQAGRNVLAEHPDSPGSLGIAISEAIEDCVTSKDTKYALGSVLNHVLLYQSIIGLEAQKQMQKLGLYPDVVMGCCGGGSNFAGITSPFVCDKIHGKQVNVVGAEPSSCPTMTKGPFAYDFGDLAKTTPLLPMYTLGHDYVPAPIHAGGLRYHGMAPIVSHLVREKLVEPRAYDQLKTFDAGVKWARSEGFIPAPETNHVLAAVVDEALRAKEEGKEKVILFNWSGHGLVDLASYDAFLAGKLEAYELPDHEIDRALNAIKDFPKP; from the coding sequence ATGGAACAGGTCAAAACAATATTGGAAGATCACGAGATACCCACGCAATGGTACAACATTATGGCGGATTTGCCTACGCCGATGAAACCCCCGCTGCATCCCGGCACGGGCCAACCGGTCACGGCCGATGATTTATCCGCCATTTTTCCCATGAACATCATCGAGCAGGAAGTTTCCACCGAGCGCTGGATTGACATCCCCGATGAGATTTTACAAAAGTATCTGCTGTGGCGCCCCTCTCCTCTTTACCGCGCGCGTAATTTCGAAAAACTGCTGGGCTGTCCGGTGCAGATTTATTATAAAAACGAAGGTGTCAGCCCTGCCGGATCGCATAAACCCAACGCCGCCATTCCGATGGCCTATTACAATAAAATGGCCGGCACCAAGCGGATCACCACGGAAACAGGCGCCGGTCAATGGGGCAGCGCTCTCTCCATGGCCTGCAAGATGTTTGATCTGGTATGCCGCGTTTACATGGTCAAGGTCAGCTACGAACAGAAACCCTATCGTCGTATGATGATGAACACCTGGGGCGCTGAATGTATTCCCAGCCCGAGCAATCTGACCCAGGCCGGCCGCAATGTTCTGGCCGAGCACCCCGATTCCCCCGGTTCCCTGGGCATTGCGATCAGCGAGGCCATTGAAGACTGCGTGACCAGCAAAGATACGAAATATGCATTAGGCAGCGTGCTGAATCATGTGCTGCTCTATCAGTCGATTATCGGACTGGAGGCGCAAAAGCAGATGCAGAAGCTTGGCCTCTATCCTGATGTGGTTATGGGCTGCTGCGGCGGCGGCAGTAACTTTGCCGGTATCACGTCACCGTTTGTCTGCGATAAAATCCACGGCAAACAGGTGAATGTGGTCGGTGCGGAACCTTCATCCTGCCCCACCATGACCAAAGGGCCGTTTGCTTATGACTTCGGCGATCTGGCCAAAACAACGCCACTGCTCCCGATGTATACACTGGGTCACGATTATGTTCCCGCTCCCATTCACGCAGGCGGCTTGCGCTACCACGGCATGGCCCCTATCGTCAGCCATCTGGTTCGGGAAAAATTAGTTGAACCGCGCGCTTACGACCAGTTGAAAACCTTTGACGCCGGCGTTAAATGGGCGCGTTCGGAAGGCTTTATCCCCGCGCCGGAAACCAACCATGTTCTGGCGGCAGTCGTCGATGAAGCCCTGCGCGCCAAAGAAGAAGGCAAAGAAAAAGTGATCCTCTTTAACTGGAGTGGTCACGGCTTGGTGGATCTAGCTTCTTACGATGCCTTCCTTGCCGGCAAACTCGAGGCTTACGAACTGCCGGATCATGAAATTGATCGCGCATTGAACGCCATTAAAGATTTCCCCAAGCCTTAA